In a single window of the Neoarius graeffei isolate fNeoGra1 chromosome 28, fNeoGra1.pri, whole genome shotgun sequence genome:
- the LOC132876161 gene encoding zinc finger BED domain-containing protein 4-like: MSAVWKYFKVSESENRVAVCNECDAKVSRGGINAKTFSTSGLISHLKTNHPAKHDEYARESAAAAAKRKASSAPSVADVFEKTKKFASESPKAIGITKKIMEYMALDDQPFSVVEDTGFRRLMAYIEPRYTLPSRRYFADVCLPELYHSIATRVHELLAKDSNAYLSFTTDIWTSDVSPTSMLSLTAQWVDENFKLRQVVLQSQEFKGSHTAGAISDAFNRMFESWQIDRARVHAVVSDNARNMVKAMEDNGLKGIRCMAHTLQIAVNEGVLSQRSIVDIISTGRKIVGHFKHSPLAYSRLQALQEQFGMPPKRFQQDVSTRWNSTYYMLQSLLSQKQVLAAYAADNDLPATFTSYQWLLIENTLSLLAPFEQLTKEISSSKASAADVIPLLAALTRLLKKESETDHGVKTTKSALLEAVNRRFCQADTEPLFCIATVLDPRYKDYYIDVEKKRRVREMVQAELDLFNPLGDGEVKHREGAEGTQTKRICTTESVRAPSLSDMFEEIIQESDPDLRQPSATAQQLDCYLSEVLIPRNDDPLTYWRTNRGRFPELARMARRYLAAPCTSTDSERLFSAASNVLDERRNRLTCDKAEKLLFIKKNLPLFLKE; encoded by the exons ATGTCGGCGGTGTGGAAATATTTTAAAGTATCTGAGAGCGAGAATAGGGTTGCAGTTTGCAATGAATGTGACGCGAAAGTGTCTAGAGGGGGTATTAATGCTAAGACGTTTAGCACTTCAGGTTTAATTAGCCATTTAAAAACCAACCATCCAGCAAAACATGATGAATACGCGAGAGAGTCAGCTGCTGCTGCAGCTAAGAGAAAGGCTAGCAGCGCACCATCTGTGGCCGATGTCtttgaaaagacaaaaaaattcgCCTCGGAGAGTCCCAAAGCAATAGGGATTACTAAAAAAATAATGGAATACATGGCTTTAGACGACCAACCATTCAGTGTTGTGGAGGACACTGGATTTCGAAGACTCATGGCGTACATTGAGCCCCGTTACACCTTACCGAGCAGGCGTTATTTCGCGGACGTGTGCCTACCAGAGCTGTACCATAGCATTGCGACTCGAGTGCACGAGCTCTTGGCCAAAGATAGCAATGCTTACCTGAGCTTCACGACAGACATATGGACCTCCGATGTCAGCCCAACCAGCATGCTGAGCTTAACAGCGCAGTGGGTCGACGAGAACTTCAAACTTCGGCAGGTCGTACTTCAGTCACAGGAATTTAAAGGATCGCATACAGCAGGAGCCATCTCCGATGCGTTCAACAGAATGTTTGAGTCTTGGCAGATAGACCGAGCCAGAGTGCATGCTGTGGTCAGCGACAATGCTCGGAATATGGTGAAAGCTATGGAAGATAATGGCCTGAAAGGGATACGGTGCATGGCTCACACTCTGCAGATTGCTGTGAATGAAGGTGTGTTGAGCCAGCGCAGCATTGTGGATATAATATCAACAGGGAGGAAAATTGTAGGCCACTTTAAGCATTCCCCGCTTGCTTATTCTCGCCTCCAGGCCCTTCAAGAACAATTCGGAATGCCTCCAAAACGTTTCCAGCAGGATGTAAGTACTAGGTGGAACAGTACCTACTATATGCTCCAGAGCCTTTTGTCACAAAAACAAGTCCTGGCTGCCTACGCTGCCGATAATGATCTGCCCGCGACATTCACCTCCTACCAGTGGTTATTAATTGAGAACACACTTTCTCTTCTCGCCCCGTTTGAGCAGTTGACAAAGGAAATAAGTTCATCTAAAGCATCTGCTGCAGATGTTATCCCGTTGCTTGCAGCACTCACGCGTCTTCTCAAGAAAGAAAGTGAAACGGACCACGGAGTCAAAACAACAAAAAGTGCACTGTTAGAGGCTGTCAACAGACGTTTTTGTCAGGCAGACACGGAACCCCTGTTTTGCATCGCAACTGTGCTTGACCCACGATATAAGGATTACTACATTGATGTTGAGAAAAAACGGAGAGTAAGGGAAATGGTCCAGGCTGAATTGGACTTGTTTAACCCGCTTGGAGACGGCGAAGTGAAGCACAGAGAAGGGGCCGAGGGTACTCAAACAAAAAGAATCTGCACTACAGAGTCAGTGCGTGCGCCCTCACTCTCGGACATGTTCGAGGAAATCATCCAGGAAAGCGACCCAGATCTCAGGCAGCCGAGTGCCACTGCTCAGCAGCTGGACTGTTACCTGTCAGAAGTCCTGATTCCCAGGAATGATGATCCTCTAACATATTGGAGGACCAATCGAGGGCGCTTTCCTGAGTTGGCACGGATGGCACGCAG GTACTTGGCTGCTCCATGCACAAGCACAGATAGCGAGAGGCTGTTTAGTGCTGCATCCAATGTTCTTGATGAGAGGAGGAACAGACTGACATGTGACAAAGCAGAGAAGTTACTGTTCATAAAGAAGAACCTGCCACTGTTCCTGAAGGAGTAG